The following are encoded together in the Pseudomonas maumuensis genome:
- a CDS encoding DUF1330 domain-containing protein, translating into MKAYWIAHVDVTDPEQYLQYTQRAPAAFVAFGGRFLARGGRSEALEGRATPQRSVVIEFDSYEQAVACYRSDLYQEACRHRQGAAMAQVIIVEGLAP; encoded by the coding sequence ATGAAGGCCTACTGGATCGCCCACGTGGATGTCACCGACCCCGAGCAATACCTGCAATACACCCAGCGCGCGCCGGCGGCGTTCGTCGCCTTTGGCGGGCGATTCCTGGCCCGGGGCGGCCGCAGCGAGGCGCTGGAGGGGCGGGCGACGCCGCAGCGCAGCGTGGTGATCGAATTCGATTCCTATGAGCAGGCCGTGGCCTGCTATCGCTCGGACCTGTACCAGGAGGCCTGCCGCCATCGCCAGGGCGCGGCGATGGCGCAGGTGATCATCGTCGAGGGGCTCGCGCCCTGA
- the ribBA gene encoding bifunctional 3,4-dihydroxy-2-butanone-4-phosphate synthase/GTP cyclohydrolase II: protein MAFNNIEELLEDYRQGRMVLLVDDEDRENEGDLLIAAERCDAQAINFMAREARGLICLTLTDEHCQRLGLEQMVPTNGSVFSTAFTVSIEAASGVTTGISAADRARTVAAAMAADARPEDLVQPGHIFPLRAREGGVLTRAGHTEAGCDLARLAGFSPASVIVEVLNDDGSMARRPDLEVFAARHGIKIGTIADLIHYRLSTEQTIKRIGERALPTVHGTFRLVTYEDRIEGGVHMAMVMGEIRREQPTLVRVHVIDPLRDLVGAEYAGPANWTLWAALQKVAEEGAGVVVILANHESSQALLERVPQLTQPARPYQRGQSKVYSEVGTGAQILQDLGVGKLRHLGPPLKYAGLSGYELEVVQSIPFEGN from the coding sequence ATGGCCTTCAACAACATCGAAGAACTTCTCGAGGACTATCGCCAGGGCCGGATGGTCCTGCTGGTGGACGACGAGGACCGGGAAAACGAAGGCGACCTGCTGATCGCCGCCGAGCGCTGCGACGCCCAGGCCATCAACTTCATGGCCCGCGAGGCGCGTGGCCTGATCTGCCTGACGCTGACCGACGAGCACTGTCAGCGCTTGGGCCTGGAACAGATGGTCCCGACCAACGGCAGCGTGTTCAGCACCGCCTTCACCGTATCGATCGAGGCCGCCAGTGGCGTGACCACCGGCATCTCCGCCGCCGACCGGGCGCGCACCGTCGCCGCGGCCATGGCCGCCGACGCCCGCCCCGAAGACCTGGTACAGCCAGGCCACATCTTCCCCCTGCGCGCCCGCGAAGGCGGCGTGCTGACCCGCGCCGGGCACACCGAGGCCGGTTGCGACCTGGCCCGCCTGGCAGGCTTCAGCCCGGCATCGGTGATTGTCGAAGTGCTCAACGACGACGGCAGCATGGCCCGCCGGCCGGACCTGGAAGTGTTCGCTGCCCGCCACGGCATCAAGATCGGCACCATCGCCGACCTGATCCACTACCGGCTGAGCACCGAGCAGACCATCAAGCGCATCGGTGAACGCGCATTGCCCACGGTGCATGGCACGTTCCGCCTGGTCACCTACGAAGACCGCATTGAAGGCGGCGTGCACATGGCCATGGTCATGGGCGAGATCCGCCGCGAGCAGCCCACCCTGGTGCGCGTGCATGTGATCGACCCGCTGCGCGACCTGGTCGGTGCCGAATACGCAGGCCCGGCCAACTGGACGCTGTGGGCGGCGCTGCAGAAGGTCGCCGAGGAAGGTGCCGGGGTGGTGGTAATCCTAGCCAACCACGAGTCCTCCCAGGCCTTGCTCGAACGCGTGCCGCAACTGACGCAACCGGCTCGGCCCTACCAGCGTGGCCAGTCGAAGGTCTACTCGGAGGTCGGCACCGGGGCGCAGATTCTGCAAGACCTGGGCGTGGGCAAGCTACGTCACTTAGGGCCGCCGCTCAAATACGCCGGGCTTTCCGGGTATGAGCTGGAGGTGGTGCAAAGCATCCCGTTCGAGGGCAATTGA
- a CDS encoding ABC transporter substrate-binding protein — MLLSKRVTAVLSASLLTLACQATQAADSLNFVSWGGTTQDAQKAAWAEPFSKASGIKVVQDGPTDYGKLKAMVESGNVQWDVVDVEADFALRAASEGLLEPLDFKQIQRDKIDPRFVSDHGVGSFFFSFVLGYNEGKLGANKPVDWSALFDTKTYPGKRALYKWPSPGVLELALLADGVAPDKLYPLDLDRAFKKLDTIKKDIVWWGGGAQSQQLLASGEAALGQFWNGRVYALQQDGAPVGVSWKQNLVMADFLVIPKGAKNKDAAMKFLANASSAEGQAEFANKTAYAPVNVDSVAKLDKDLAPNLPTAYAQDQVTLDFAYWAKNGQAIAARWNEWLVK, encoded by the coding sequence ATGCTGTTGAGCAAACGAGTAACCGCAGTGCTGTCCGCCAGCCTGCTGACCCTGGCCTGCCAGGCCACCCAGGCGGCCGACAGCCTGAACTTCGTCAGCTGGGGCGGGACCACCCAGGATGCGCAGAAGGCCGCATGGGCCGAACCCTTCAGCAAGGCGTCCGGGATCAAGGTGGTGCAGGACGGCCCCACCGACTACGGCAAGCTCAAGGCCATGGTCGAAAGCGGCAACGTGCAGTGGGACGTGGTCGATGTCGAAGCCGACTTCGCCCTGCGCGCCGCCAGCGAAGGCCTGCTCGAACCCCTCGACTTCAAGCAGATCCAGCGCGACAAGATCGACCCGCGCTTCGTCTCCGACCATGGTGTCGGCTCGTTCTTCTTCTCCTTCGTGCTCGGCTACAACGAGGGCAAGCTCGGCGCCAACAAGCCGGTGGACTGGTCCGCCCTGTTCGACACCAAGACCTACCCCGGCAAGCGCGCCCTGTACAAGTGGCCCAGCCCCGGCGTGCTCGAACTGGCCCTGCTGGCCGACGGCGTGGCGCCAGACAAGCTCTACCCACTGGACCTGGACCGCGCCTTCAAGAAGCTCGACACCATCAAGAAAGACATTGTCTGGTGGGGCGGCGGCGCCCAGTCGCAGCAACTGCTGGCCTCGGGTGAAGCCGCGCTCGGGCAGTTCTGGAACGGCCGCGTGTATGCCTTGCAGCAAGACGGCGCGCCGGTCGGCGTGAGCTGGAAGCAGAACCTGGTCATGGCCGATTTCCTGGTCATCCCCAAGGGCGCGAAGAACAAGGACGCAGCCATGAAGTTCCTGGCCAACGCCAGCAGCGCCGAAGGCCAGGCCGAGTTCGCCAACAAGACCGCCTACGCCCCGGTCAACGTCGACAGCGTGGCCAAGCTCGACAAAGACCTGGCGCCGAACCTGCCGACCGCCTACGCCCAGGACCAGGTGACCCTGGACTTCGCCTACTGGGCGAAGAACGGCCAGGCCATCGCCGCCCGCTGGAATGAGTGGCTGGTCAAATGA
- a CDS encoding ABC transporter permease: MKVAINALHNAQGAPSGTGAPGAAERRPPISQRWRGSRNLLPALLFLGLFFFAPLVGLLLRGVLEPEPGLGNYAQLFANSAYARVLFNTFSVAGLVTLISVLLGFPLAWAITLVPKGWGRWLLNIVLLSMWTSLLARTYSWLVLLQSSGVINKVLMALGIIDAPLEMVHNLTGVVIGMSYIMIPFIVLPLQATMHAIDPMVLQAGSICGASPWTNFWKVFLPLCRSGLFSGALMVFVMSLGYYVTPALLGGAQNMMLPEFIIQQVQSFLNWGLASAAAALLVVITLVLFYLYLKLQPESPVGNAR; the protein is encoded by the coding sequence ATGAAAGTCGCCATCAATGCCCTGCACAACGCGCAAGGTGCCCCCAGCGGCACCGGCGCTCCCGGGGCGGCCGAGCGTCGCCCGCCCATCAGCCAACGCTGGCGCGGCAGCCGCAACCTGCTGCCGGCGCTGCTGTTCCTCGGCCTGTTCTTCTTCGCCCCGCTGGTCGGCCTGCTGCTGCGCGGGGTGCTGGAGCCCGAGCCGGGCCTTGGCAACTATGCGCAACTGTTCGCCAACTCGGCCTATGCCCGGGTACTGTTCAACACCTTCTCGGTGGCCGGCCTGGTCACCCTGATCAGCGTGCTGCTGGGCTTCCCGCTGGCCTGGGCAATCACCTTGGTGCCCAAGGGCTGGGGCCGCTGGCTGCTGAACATCGTGCTGCTGTCGATGTGGACCAGCCTGCTGGCGCGCACCTACTCGTGGCTGGTGCTGCTGCAGAGTTCGGGGGTGATCAACAAGGTGTTGATGGCGCTGGGCATCATCGATGCGCCGCTGGAGATGGTGCACAACCTCACCGGCGTGGTGATCGGCATGAGCTACATCATGATCCCGTTCATCGTCCTGCCGCTGCAGGCGACCATGCATGCCATCGACCCGATGGTGCTGCAGGCCGGCTCGATCTGCGGCGCCAGCCCCTGGACCAACTTCTGGAAGGTGTTCCTGCCGCTGTGCCGCTCGGGGCTGTTCTCCGGCGCGCTGATGGTGTTCGTGATGTCGCTCGGTTACTACGTCACCCCGGCCCTGCTCGGCGGCGCGCAGAACATGATGCTGCCCGAGTTCATCATCCAGCAGGTGCAGTCGTTCCTCAACTGGGGCCTGGCCAGCGCCGCCGCCGCGCTGCTGGTGGTGATCACCCTGGTGCTCTTCTACCTGTACCTGAAGCTGCAGCCGGAGTCCCCGGTCGGCAACGCGAGGTAA
- a CDS encoding ABC transporter permease: MLLSPNAMGRPLRTGLYLTTGLIAAFLLLPVVFIILLSFGSSQWLVFPPPGWTFKWYAQFFANPEWMDAALASLKVALLTTFAAVALGLPTAFALVRGRFPGRELLYGLFTMPMIVPLVIIAVAVYALFLKLGYTGTLFAFVVSHVIVALPFTIISIINSLKLFDQSIEDAAVICGASRLQAIVKVTFPAIRPGMIAGGLFAFLVSWDEVVLSVMMASPDLQTLPVKMWTTLRQDLSPVIAVASTLLIGLSLLVMFIAAALRRRAENA; this comes from the coding sequence ATGCTGCTTTCCCCCAATGCCATGGGTCGCCCGCTGCGCACCGGGCTGTACCTGACCACCGGGCTGATCGCCGCCTTCCTGCTGCTGCCGGTGGTGTTCATCATCCTGCTGTCGTTCGGCTCGTCACAGTGGCTGGTGTTCCCGCCACCGGGCTGGACCTTCAAGTGGTACGCGCAGTTCTTCGCCAACCCCGAGTGGATGGACGCGGCGCTGGCCAGCCTCAAGGTGGCGCTGCTCACCACCTTCGCCGCCGTGGCACTCGGCCTGCCCACCGCCTTTGCCCTGGTGCGCGGTCGCTTCCCGGGCCGCGAGCTGCTGTACGGGCTGTTCACCATGCCGATGATCGTGCCCCTGGTGATCATCGCCGTGGCGGTGTACGCGCTGTTCCTCAAGCTGGGCTACACCGGCACCTTGTTCGCCTTCGTGGTGAGCCACGTGATCGTCGCCCTGCCCTTCACCATCATCTCGATCATCAACTCGCTCAAGCTGTTCGACCAGTCCATCGAGGACGCCGCGGTGATCTGTGGTGCCTCGCGCCTGCAGGCGATCGTCAAGGTGACCTTCCCGGCGATCCGCCCGGGGATGATCGCCGGCGGCCTGTTCGCCTTCCTGGTGTCGTGGGACGAGGTGGTGCTGAGCGTGATGATGGCCAGCCCCGACCTGCAGACCCTGCCGGTGAAGATGTGGACCACCCTGCGCCAGGACCTGAGCCCGGTGATCGCGGTGGCCTCGACGCTGCTGATCGGCCTGTCCCTGCTTGTGATGTTCATTGCCGCCGCCCTGCGCCGGCGCGCCGAAAACGCCTGA